GGCAGCGGCTAAGGTCTAGGGACATACTTTTGTTAGTATAGCCAGGTTATAAAGTCGCTTGTCGTGTAAGTATGAAAGTTAGCATACAAGAATTCATGATAGATCCAAGTGTTGTGCAAATTATCATGCTACTTGTTTCAACATATGTGCTGTTTAAGGATCAATGAAAGAACATGATTCATGAAGGAACTGTGAGGGTGGTATGCCCAATATTAAACGAACTGGAAGCTAGAAAGTAGAATTAGAAACCATGTTTAGAAGGCCCGGTATGGGGCTTCTGAAATGGATGTAAAGTGACCGGCACGTGCAAAAAGGTGGGATCCACCATCCTGCATGTGCATGAAAGGTGTATGATCTACCTGTGGATGTGGGTGGCCATCATTGTGTAAGATTGGTTTGTGTGGATGAAGAGGGGAATTCGGCAGTTTTGAAtgcatttttgtttgtgttttgaaTAACAAAAAGATGAGCAATGGATCTAACATATGAGGTGAGCATTTAGGGGACAATAATGTTATACAATTTGAAAATTCTCATACTGTTGAATTTTATAGATGCACGTGTGGGTGATGATGTTTATATCACCTTTTCATCTTAACCTTTGCAACCGTGAAAGTTATTGATGTGATTTGGAATCGAGCCATGAAAACAAGTAGATAGATGAGGGGTTTTTCCTGTTTTGGTTGTTTGAAAATGAGAaggcttttttttctttctaacttGGATGTACATGGTCTAACCGGAGTATCCTAGGGATCGTTTTTGACCATTACATTGGACAACCCCCAAGATGTTACCTAAGGTGGTACCGATCCCGAGACACCACCTAAAtcatatataacacaaataacaAATACATTGGACGAGTACGTTTGTATAGCCTAGATGTTATCATCCTTGCATCCCTTCTGGGAcatatgatgaaactgaaatgaTACAGAGAAAAATAACATGATCCTAGCGCAAAGATGACACCAAATTGAGAAATGGtccaaaaaaatgtttaaaaatctATAATGTAATAGCtggaaaaacaaacatataccTACGAGCTAACTTGGTTTGAAAAAGCGTGTTTGGGTGTGATGAGTCGACTAGCGACCATGATAACACTTATACATGGTGCATTGGTGACCGAGGGTGCTTTCAACGAGGTGAGAAGGTGATTGCCTAACTGATTACTTTACGAGCCTGAATAGagttaataatattaatttcattataagtttttaaaaggccattcatatttttttcactAAAAAGCTCATAATTTTCATAACCAAAATTTTCATTAACAGACAACTATTAATTTCATGATTGTACAActaataaagaagaaaaattatTGATAGACCTAAAAGataacataaatatacatttctTGTACGTGAAACGATCATTTTTGTCTCATATACAAAGACCTTATCGCTTCTTTCGAAATCACTTTACTAGTCTTCATCGTCAACTAACTTTACGATATAATAACCTAGAACTAatagctgttcaaaaaaaaaaaaaaaagagaaagatgttcaaataaaaacataaaaaataataataatttgccTGGCaagaaaaaaatcttaaaattatATTCATGCTTTGCGACAAAACATTTacacataaataaaatttaggGGTAAGCTTTTGATACAAAGACATAATCCTTTTATTCACATTAAGTAAACGTTTAacatttttctaacaaaaatagCTTATTCTTCTAAACAACTCAACCATATAACCAACTATTTGACAATATCGttgcaatatatattttaaaatgaatttttaGGTAGTATTGGTCatatgatggtggtggtggtaacatGTTGTTGTGACAGCGATGGGTGATAATGACGGTGGCAGTAGTGATAGCGGTAACATTGTgcttattaatttaaaaataattgatgtaaaaaaagtAGTGTAGTTTTTTAAGggttaatgtatatatgttataaatagtttcattacagtattataggtatattagttgaaaattttaaattagtgaataaaaaagaatgaGCATTTTAAGGTTATCAACTACTTGGTGGAAAAAATGGAAGAACTAaatactttataatgtagtatatataGGTATCTTAGTTGAGTAAATGAGTGAGAATCCTCCGGTCCCATGTACCATCTTGATACCTAGAGCGCACACCGCATAGAACTCATGTATACTAATTTACCATTTCATACATGGTTCACAAGCTATAATTTCTTTACTTGTTTCTAGCAAGTTTTGAACCCGTgacttatattaattaaattagtgaacaAAAAAGATTGGACATTTTAAGGTTGTCAGGGATACAtattttattactcgtatatagtatagatttatgtattttattgtaggttttaggtaaaatataacaagtattaaagtaaaacaaatgaaACACCAGGTTTctattcactgaaaatcaccgtgcatcatgaaaataatcatatatcaattttttcgtgaatcttcatacatcaatttaaccatgattcaAGAGTTAATATATTGTtctatttaacatttttttaattgtaaacttatcaaatttgtaaatttaagttgtttttaatttttacaaactAATTGAAAAGCTTTTTTTCAGTTAGTACTGGGGTGAAAAACAATGGTATTTTATCGGACAATTTTGGAATGGGGTTTATTTAGAATGTATCTTCTGGTGTTGTATGTTATAACTAGTAAGATATATGACTTTAGCAGCTTGCTAATGTGGTGATATAATGAAATCATTTTTCGTTTActtatagaaaaacaaaaaatgcaaTGAGGTTAGGGATCAAGGGTATGATCTTTATGCATAGTAAAGCTAGAGGttccttttctacctttggtagaatgTTAAAGTAGTCTCTTAATTTTTAGTAGGGGTAAaatgtctacatctcaacctatTCAGTATTGGAGTATTCGGACCTTAAAAATGACagtaaagtttatttttatataaatatttttattattattaattatttttattttatttttttttaatttcaaccAATTACTTTTTAGGATTGAAAAATTATTTTCGTGCGGGTCTCTAGTTCCATCAACCGACTTCGTTCTGGCCTTAGCACACTTCATAGCAtatcatgacttcatgagcaagTGAGCTCAAAACTGAGACAACAAAACAATGGCCGTCAGCCTCCACCACTGTTCTTTTCCACCCTCAACCTTCCTCAACCACCGCCATCCCCACCGCTATATAACCTCTGTATCTATCTTTAAAAAGCTCACCAATCATCACACCCATCTCTCAGCTACTTCACCCCACAACCAAAATCAAAATCCCCCTTCAATTTTTCTCCCTTTTCTCCAAGAACAAGAAGATGAGCCCCGAAAAGATGAAATTATCACAGACCCAATTCACAAattcttcaaatttcaaactTCTTCACAACACCCAGACCCTCCTCAAGAAGGCAAATTCACTCTCCAAAAAAACCGCCGTTCTTCTTGGCATCTTGCTCCAAACGTACCCGGTTCGGATATCCAAGAACCCGGGTCCGGACCCGAATCAGAACTCGACCCAGTTCCCGTAACAGGATCAGGAACAGAACCCAGAAGGGAATTTGAAGAAAGCTGTGGCTTTATAGTTAATGAAGTTCTTGAACTTGCTAGGAATTTGCCTGAAAATGTGACTTTAGGTGAGGTTTTGGGAGAGTTTGAAGGGAAATTAAGTGAAAGAGATTGTGTTGAGGTGTTGGGATTAATGGGTCATGAAGATGGATTGATAATGTGTTGTTTGTATTTTTTCGAGTGGATGAGTTTACAAGAGCCTTCTTTGGTTACTCCATGGGCTTATTCGACTTTGTTTCCGGTGTTGGGGAGAGCTAAGATGGGTGATAAGGTGTTGATTTTGTTTGATAATTTGCCTAATTCCGTCGAGTTTAAGCAAGTTCATGTGTTTAATTCCGCCATTTCAGCTCTTTCGGATTGCGGGAGGTATTTTTCTTTGAATATTATCTTTGTTGTTTAATACATTGTTTCATAGCTAAATTTTACTACTTGTTCAAAGGTTTTAGTATGATTCGGCGAGTTTGGCTCTTTTGTTTGATTCATTTTTTCATATCATGATTAGTGATTTAGTAGTTAGGATTTGATATATGTAGTATGTGTTGAGGTGATGGATGTTGAATTATTAATGTCTTTTGATTTTATGATTAGTTAGTTGTGTTATGCTGTGTTTCATGTGACCCATGGCAAAGGAATGGCAAAATCTTACGCATCCGTAGCTGGCTGGCTTTAAGCAATTGATTAGTCTTATTTGCATCTAATGCTTCCTATACATGCAGAAACTGCCTAAAGCTAGATATAATTAGGTATTTGCAatatttttcatcaaacaatcTTCTTACATCACCTCCTTCTTTGTTTCTCCAAATCATACAGATATGCCTAAAACACTCCGGATACATTCAATGCTTGACACATGTCTTGAGCATCTTTCCCTGTTCTCACCTTTGATTTTGCCATGTATCGATTTTTAATACATAATCATATTTCCGGTCCCTTTTTGCCATACACTCAAAGAACTCTTTACGGGCCTACTTTTATGTTTCCAAATTCTGTTATGATTTAGCTCATTTGATTCAACTGTATTTGTGCTAGCAAAATTATGTCTTATATAGTGGGATTTTGGGTTCTTTTTGTTGTAGATATGACGAGGCTTGGGAACTGTTTGAGATAATGGATAGACACAATATTGAACCAGATCATGTAACATGTTCCATAATGATCACAATTATGAGGAGAAAAGGCAATAGTGCAAAAGACGCCTGGgagttttttgaaattttgaacaTGAGAGGACTCAAATGGAGTTTAGAAGTCATGGGTGCTCTTATTAAGTCATTTTGTGATGAGGGTTTGAAGAAAGAAGCACTCATTATCCAATTAGAAATGGAGAAAAAAGGGGTTGCTTCTAATGCAATTATCTACAACACAATTATAAATGCTTATAGCAAATCAGATCAAATTGAAGAAGCTGAAGGTCTCTTTGCTGAAATGAAAGCAAAAGGAATAATGCCTACAACTGCATCTTACAACATTCTAATGGATGCATACAGTCGAAGAATGCAACCAGAAGTAATCGAAAAACTTATGCAAGAAATGGAAGAAACAGGATTACAGCCAGATGTTAAGTCATTTACTTGTTTAATTAGTGCTTATGGGCGCCAAAAGAAGATGAGTGATATGGCTGCTGATGCATTCTTGAAAATGAGAAAATTTGGTATAAAACCGACTTCTCATTCTTATACAGCTCTTATACACGCTTATTCAATTAGCGGGTGGCACGAAAAAGCTGATTTGACATTTCAAAACATGTTACGGGAAGGGGTAAAGCCGTCAATAGAAACCTACACGGCTCTACTCGATGCATTCAGACGAGCGGGTGACACTGAATCATTAATGAGaatatggaaaatgatgatTAGTGATAAAGTGGAAGGAACCCGTGTGACATTTAATATTCTTGTGGACGGGTTTGCTAAACAAGGCCAGTATGGTGAAGCACGGGATGTGATATGTGAATTTGGGAAGATTGGTTTGCAGCCAACTGTTATGACATATAATATGCTAATAAATGCGTATGCTCGTGGAGGGCAGGAGGGTAAATTGCCACAACTGTTAAAAGAGATGGCTGTGCTCAAATTGAAACCTGACTCAGTTACTTATTCTACAATGATTTATGCTTATGTTCGTGTTCGGGATTTTAAGAGGGCGTTTTACTATCATAAACAGATGGTGAAGAGTGGGCAAGTACCTGATGCTAGATCGTATCACAAGTTAAGGTCGATTTTGGATGTGAAAGCTGCAACTAAGAATAAGAAGGATAAGAGTGCAATTATGGGTATAATCAGTAGTAAGTTGGGTTGGGTTAAAATTAAGAAGAAAGCAAAGAAAGATGAGTTTTGGAAGAACAAGAAAAAATGGTCAGGTGCTTGTGGTTCAAATTCAGTTGGAACCAGACAATGATCAGAATTTGACCttagaatattttaaaaacgCAGCCCAACCTGCAGCGGTTTGGATCAATCACAAGTTATGGATTCCATAAGCAACTTGAAAACCGCTGATCTGATTATTAGACTGGTTCAATGGTTCATGGTTGTTTTTCTAATTACACACttgtattttgtaaataaattgttgtattattttttgGTGGCTAATATGAATACTCCCAAGTTGTACTTATGTTCAGCATGTGTTGGCAATCTTTTTCGGATCAtgactttgatttttgatt
The Erigeron canadensis isolate Cc75 chromosome 2, C_canadensis_v1, whole genome shotgun sequence DNA segment above includes these coding regions:
- the LOC122589996 gene encoding pentatricopeptide repeat-containing protein At5g50280, chloroplastic; its protein translation is MAVSLHHCSFPPSTFLNHRHPHRYITSVSIFKKLTNHHTHLSATSPHNQNQNPPSIFLPFLQEQEDEPRKDEIITDPIHKFFKFQTSSQHPDPPQEGKFTLQKNRRSSWHLAPNVPGSDIQEPGSGPESELDPVPVTGSGTEPRREFEESCGFIVNEVLELARNLPENVTLGEVLGEFEGKLSERDCVEVLGLMGHEDGLIMCCLYFFEWMSLQEPSLVTPWAYSTLFPVLGRAKMGDKVLILFDNLPNSVEFKQVHVFNSAISALSDCGRYDEAWELFEIMDRHNIEPDHVTCSIMITIMRRKGNSAKDAWEFFEILNMRGLKWSLEVMGALIKSFCDEGLKKEALIIQLEMEKKGVASNAIIYNTIINAYSKSDQIEEAEGLFAEMKAKGIMPTTASYNILMDAYSRRMQPEVIEKLMQEMEETGLQPDVKSFTCLISAYGRQKKMSDMAADAFLKMRKFGIKPTSHSYTALIHAYSISGWHEKADLTFQNMLREGVKPSIETYTALLDAFRRAGDTESLMRIWKMMISDKVEGTRVTFNILVDGFAKQGQYGEARDVICEFGKIGLQPTVMTYNMLINAYARGGQEGKLPQLLKEMAVLKLKPDSVTYSTMIYAYVRVRDFKRAFYYHKQMVKSGQVPDARSYHKLRSILDVKAATKNKKDKSAIMGIISSKLGWVKIKKKAKKDEFWKNKKKWSGACGSNSVGTRQ